The following proteins come from a genomic window of Lolium rigidum isolate FL_2022 chromosome 5, APGP_CSIRO_Lrig_0.1, whole genome shotgun sequence:
- the LOC124653811 gene encoding uncharacterized protein LOC124653811 isoform X2 — translation MEILTRRRRRSNSSSTAMASELALAPPAAKHPPPAPTTITDIGDDLLREIFLRLPSLPSLVRAALACPTFLHAVRSSPAFRRRFQAKHPPQLLGFFTHPRGNEVPTFSPLRSRSDPDLTAAVRGADFLLTRLPEDSCSPSLGWEIARCHSGYLVLANSTTDQIAAYNPLTQALDLFRQPPDQIAAFFPQPPEQVLVSLKGRSFFTEFHIVVSEEDQGMFRMVSVQHRNTQGQLQACIAVCSSATREWNVSPWVDTPTPLQPEDDQPDEDDGEEMLYYAGIQSNGFVYWKHTSQAYVLVLNTATLQFSRVDLPLFLGEEESPKLFSFGHTKDGKLCMVAANDSDTTIGVLIVSFWAAGKDGVEKWLLQDMYPLSTFLDATKSSTEDHATLEIEGVIDGFVYMSNKYDVHTQSLLSFCLETGKLNKLFDDTYVTPAHPYIMAWPPSLICNKKDSETKLL, via the exons ATGGAAATTCTCactcgtcgccgccggcgctccAACTCGAGCTCGACAGCCATGGCCTCCGAGCTAGCGTTAGCACCACCGGCGGCGAAACACCCGCCACCGGCTCCCACCACCATCACAGATATCGGCGACGACCTCCTGCGCGAGATCTTCCTCCGCCTCCCCTCCCTCCCGAGCCTcgtccgcgccgccctcgcctgccCCACCTTCCTCCACGCCGTCCGCTCGTCCCCCGCCTTCCGCCGCCGCTTCCAGGCGAAGCACCCGCCGCAGCTCCTCGGATTCTTCACCCACCCCCGCGGTAACGAGGTGCCTACCTTCTCCCCCCTCCGCAGCCGCTCCGACCCCGATCTCACCGCCGCCGTGCGTGGCGCCGATTTCCTCCTCACCCGCCTCCCGGAAGACAGCTGCAGTCCCTCTCTTGGGTGGGAGATAGCGCGCTGCCACAGCGGGTACCTCGTCCTCGCCAACAGCACCACCGACCAGATCGCTGCCTACAACCCCCTCACGCAGGCACTGGATCTCTTCCGCCAGCCACCCGACCAGATCGCTGCCTTCTTCCCCCAGCCACCCGAGCAAGTCCTCGTCTCCCTCAAGGGCCGCTCCTTCTTCACTGAGTTCCACATTGTCGTCTCGGAAGAGGACCAGGGGATGTTCCGTATGGTCTCTGTCCAACACCGGAACACGCAGGGGCAGCTGCAGGCGTGCATCGCCGTCTGCTCATCGGCCACTAGGGAGTGGAATGTTTCGCCGTGGGTGGACACCCCAACGCCGCTGCAACCTGAGGATGATCAACCTGATGAGGATGATGGAGAAGAAATGCTATATTACGCTGGCATCCAGTCAAATGGATTCGTTTACTGGAAACACACGAGTCAAGCCTATGTACTCGTTCTCAACACCGCGACACTTCAATTCTCTAGAGTGGATTTGCCATTGTTTTTGGGAGAGGAAGAGTCCCCTAAGCTATTTAGTTTTGGCCATACCAAGGATGGGAAGCTCTGTATGGTTGCCGCAAATGACTCTGATACAACGATTGGAGTACTCATTGTTTCGTTTTGGGCAGCTGGTAAAGACGGCGTTGAGAAATGGCTGCTGCAAGATATGTATCCACTGAGTACATTTCTTGATGCCACCAAGTCTTCAACAGAGGATCATGCCACGTTGGAAATTGAAGGGGTTATCGATGGCTTTGTGTACATGTCTAATAAGTATGATGTGCATACTCAGTCCCTCCTATCCTTCTGCCTAGAAACAGGAAAGCTTAACAAGCTTTTCGATGATACCTACGTAACCCCTGCTCATCCCTACATCATGGCGTGGCCTCCTTCTTTGATATGCAACAAG AAGGATTCagaaacaaagttactgtag
- the LOC124653085 gene encoding oxygen-evolving enhancer protein 3, chloroplastic-like: MAQTMASMTGLSQGVRLPGPAGKRASRLTVRASAEAETAGRRAVLGLMATAVAGGAFAQAVHAGTVAAIKVGPPPPPSGGLPGTDNSDEARDFDLPLKNRFYLQPLPAAEAAARAKESAQDILNLKPLIDRKQWPYVMNDLRLRASYLRYDLKTVIASKPTKEEKKSLKDLTGKLFDTLDGLDHAAKIKSPSEAEKYFGETKTVLGDVLAKLG; this comes from the exons ATGGCACAAACCATGGCGTCCATGACCGGCCTATCGCAGGGCGTGCGCCTCCCAGGCCCGGCCGGCAAACGCGCCAGCAGGCTCACCGTGAGGGCGTCGGCAGAGGCCGAGACCGCCGGCCGTCGCGCCGTCCTTGGCCTCATGGCCACCGCCGTCGCTGGCGGAGCGTTCGCGCAGGCGGTCCATGCCGGCACCGTCGCCGCCATCAAGgttggcccgccgccgccgccatccggtGGACTCC CCGGAACGGATAACTCCGACGAGGCGAGGGACTTCGACCTTCCCCTGAAGAACCGGTTCTACCTTCAGCCGCTGCCTGCGGCGGAGGCGGCCGCCCGGGCCAAGGAGTCCGCCCAGGACATCCTCAACTTGAAGCCGCTCATCGACAGGAAGCAATGGCCGTACGTCATGAACGACCTCCGCCTCAGGGCCTCCTACCTGCGCTACGATCTCAAGACCGTCATCGCCTCCAAGCCCaccaaggaggagaagaagagccTCAAGGACCTCACCGGCAAGCTCTTCGACACCCTCGATGGG CTTGACCATGCAGCCAAGATCAAGAGCCCCTCTGAAGCCGAGAAGTACTTCGGAGAGACCAAGACTGTTCTTGGTGATGTCCTCGCCAAGCTAGGATAG
- the LOC124654045 gene encoding 54S ribosomal protein L24, mitochondrial-like → MSFRAKEIYNKVVRRVGEEVKLPAEAMESVKNMLPNSKVIMGRAKRGIFAGRHIRFGNKVSEDGGNKSRRFWKPNVQEKRLFSYIHERHIRLKVTTHALRCIDKAGGIDEYLLKTPYNKMDTEMCIAWKAKIEKMYSELPPEEEAKIEQGSEEVLSAKREFRRESRRAIAFQNRVS, encoded by the exons ATGTCGTTCCGGGCGAAGGAGATCTACAATAAGGTGGTGCGCCGCGTGGGCGAGGAGGTGAAGCTTCCGGCGGAGGCGATGGAGTCGGTGAAGAACATGCTGCCGAATAGCAAGGTCATCATGGGCCGGGCAAAACGCGGCATCTTCGCCGGCCGTCACATCCGGTTCGGCAACAAGGTCTCCGAGGATGGCGGCAACAA GTCAAGGAGATTCTGGAAGCCAAATGTTCAGGAGAAGCGTCTTTTCAGCTATATTCATGAACGTCACATTAGACTCAAAGTAACCACTCATGCACTCCGGTGCATTGACAAAGCTGGTGGCATTGATGAATACCTCCTGAAGACACCTTACAACAAAATGGATACTGAGATGTGTATTGCCTGGAAGGCAAAGATTGAGAAGATGTATTCAGAGCTCCCTCCTGAGGAAGAGGCTAAGATAGAACAAGGTTCTGAGGAGGTTCTGTCGGCCAAGAGAGAGTTCCGTAGGGAATCGAGAAGGGCCATTGCTTTTCAAAACAGAGTCAGCTAG
- the LOC124653811 gene encoding uncharacterized protein LOC124653811 isoform X1, translated as MEILTRRRRRSNSSSTAMASELALAPPAAKHPPPAPTTITDIGDDLLREIFLRLPSLPSLVRAALACPTFLHAVRSSPAFRRRFQAKHPPQLLGFFTHPRGNEVPTFSPLRSRSDPDLTAAVRGADFLLTRLPEDSCSPSLGWEIARCHSGYLVLANSTTDQIAAYNPLTQALDLFRQPPDQIAAFFPQPPEQVLVSLKGRSFFTEFHIVVSEEDQGMFRMVSVQHRNTQGQLQACIAVCSSATREWNVSPWVDTPTPLQPEDDQPDEDDGEEMLYYAGIQSNGFVYWKHTSQAYVLVLNTATLQFSRVDLPLFLGEEESPKLFSFGHTKDGKLCMVAANDSDTTIGVLIVSFWAAGKDGVEKWLLQDMYPLSTFLDATKSSTEDHATLEIEGVIDGFVYMSNKYDVHTQSLLSFCLETGKLNKLFDDTYVTPAHPYIMAWPPSLICNKVSNFLNIMKDSETKLL; from the exons ATGGAAATTCTCactcgtcgccgccggcgctccAACTCGAGCTCGACAGCCATGGCCTCCGAGCTAGCGTTAGCACCACCGGCGGCGAAACACCCGCCACCGGCTCCCACCACCATCACAGATATCGGCGACGACCTCCTGCGCGAGATCTTCCTCCGCCTCCCCTCCCTCCCGAGCCTcgtccgcgccgccctcgcctgccCCACCTTCCTCCACGCCGTCCGCTCGTCCCCCGCCTTCCGCCGCCGCTTCCAGGCGAAGCACCCGCCGCAGCTCCTCGGATTCTTCACCCACCCCCGCGGTAACGAGGTGCCTACCTTCTCCCCCCTCCGCAGCCGCTCCGACCCCGATCTCACCGCCGCCGTGCGTGGCGCCGATTTCCTCCTCACCCGCCTCCCGGAAGACAGCTGCAGTCCCTCTCTTGGGTGGGAGATAGCGCGCTGCCACAGCGGGTACCTCGTCCTCGCCAACAGCACCACCGACCAGATCGCTGCCTACAACCCCCTCACGCAGGCACTGGATCTCTTCCGCCAGCCACCCGACCAGATCGCTGCCTTCTTCCCCCAGCCACCCGAGCAAGTCCTCGTCTCCCTCAAGGGCCGCTCCTTCTTCACTGAGTTCCACATTGTCGTCTCGGAAGAGGACCAGGGGATGTTCCGTATGGTCTCTGTCCAACACCGGAACACGCAGGGGCAGCTGCAGGCGTGCATCGCCGTCTGCTCATCGGCCACTAGGGAGTGGAATGTTTCGCCGTGGGTGGACACCCCAACGCCGCTGCAACCTGAGGATGATCAACCTGATGAGGATGATGGAGAAGAAATGCTATATTACGCTGGCATCCAGTCAAATGGATTCGTTTACTGGAAACACACGAGTCAAGCCTATGTACTCGTTCTCAACACCGCGACACTTCAATTCTCTAGAGTGGATTTGCCATTGTTTTTGGGAGAGGAAGAGTCCCCTAAGCTATTTAGTTTTGGCCATACCAAGGATGGGAAGCTCTGTATGGTTGCCGCAAATGACTCTGATACAACGATTGGAGTACTCATTGTTTCGTTTTGGGCAGCTGGTAAAGACGGCGTTGAGAAATGGCTGCTGCAAGATATGTATCCACTGAGTACATTTCTTGATGCCACCAAGTCTTCAACAGAGGATCATGCCACGTTGGAAATTGAAGGGGTTATCGATGGCTTTGTGTACATGTCTAATAAGTATGATGTGCATACTCAGTCCCTCCTATCCTTCTGCCTAGAAACAGGAAAGCTTAACAAGCTTTTCGATGATACCTACGTAACCCCTGCTCATCCCTACATCATGGCGTGGCCTCCTTCTTTGATATGCAACAAGGTGAGCAATTTCTTGAATATTATG AAGGATTCagaaacaaagttactgtag
- the LOC124653811 gene encoding uncharacterized protein LOC124653811 isoform X3, producing MEILTRRRRRSNSSSTAMASELALAPPAAKHPPPAPTTITDIGDDLLREIFLRLPSLPSLVRAALACPTFLHAVRSSPAFRRRFQAKHPPQLLGFFTHPRGNEVPTFSPLRSRSDPDLTAAVRGADFLLTRLPEDSCSPSLGWEIARCHSGYLVLANSTTDQIAAYNPLTQALDLFRQPPDQIAAFFPQPPEQVLVSLKGRSFFTEFHIVVSEEDQGMFRMVSVQHRNTQGQLQACIAVCSSATREWNVSPWVDTPTPLQPEDDQPDEDDGEEMLYYAGIQSNGFVYWKHTSQAYVLVLNTATLQFSRVDLPLFLGEEESPKLFSFGHTKDGKLCMVAANDSDTTIGVLIVSFWAAGKDGVEKWLLQDMYPLSTFLDATKSSTEDHATLEIEGVIDGFVYMSNKYDVHTQSLLSFCLETGKLNKLFDDTYVTPAHPYIMAWPPSLICNKDSETKLL from the exons ATGGAAATTCTCactcgtcgccgccggcgctccAACTCGAGCTCGACAGCCATGGCCTCCGAGCTAGCGTTAGCACCACCGGCGGCGAAACACCCGCCACCGGCTCCCACCACCATCACAGATATCGGCGACGACCTCCTGCGCGAGATCTTCCTCCGCCTCCCCTCCCTCCCGAGCCTcgtccgcgccgccctcgcctgccCCACCTTCCTCCACGCCGTCCGCTCGTCCCCCGCCTTCCGCCGCCGCTTCCAGGCGAAGCACCCGCCGCAGCTCCTCGGATTCTTCACCCACCCCCGCGGTAACGAGGTGCCTACCTTCTCCCCCCTCCGCAGCCGCTCCGACCCCGATCTCACCGCCGCCGTGCGTGGCGCCGATTTCCTCCTCACCCGCCTCCCGGAAGACAGCTGCAGTCCCTCTCTTGGGTGGGAGATAGCGCGCTGCCACAGCGGGTACCTCGTCCTCGCCAACAGCACCACCGACCAGATCGCTGCCTACAACCCCCTCACGCAGGCACTGGATCTCTTCCGCCAGCCACCCGACCAGATCGCTGCCTTCTTCCCCCAGCCACCCGAGCAAGTCCTCGTCTCCCTCAAGGGCCGCTCCTTCTTCACTGAGTTCCACATTGTCGTCTCGGAAGAGGACCAGGGGATGTTCCGTATGGTCTCTGTCCAACACCGGAACACGCAGGGGCAGCTGCAGGCGTGCATCGCCGTCTGCTCATCGGCCACTAGGGAGTGGAATGTTTCGCCGTGGGTGGACACCCCAACGCCGCTGCAACCTGAGGATGATCAACCTGATGAGGATGATGGAGAAGAAATGCTATATTACGCTGGCATCCAGTCAAATGGATTCGTTTACTGGAAACACACGAGTCAAGCCTATGTACTCGTTCTCAACACCGCGACACTTCAATTCTCTAGAGTGGATTTGCCATTGTTTTTGGGAGAGGAAGAGTCCCCTAAGCTATTTAGTTTTGGCCATACCAAGGATGGGAAGCTCTGTATGGTTGCCGCAAATGACTCTGATACAACGATTGGAGTACTCATTGTTTCGTTTTGGGCAGCTGGTAAAGACGGCGTTGAGAAATGGCTGCTGCAAGATATGTATCCACTGAGTACATTTCTTGATGCCACCAAGTCTTCAACAGAGGATCATGCCACGTTGGAAATTGAAGGGGTTATCGATGGCTTTGTGTACATGTCTAATAAGTATGATGTGCATACTCAGTCCCTCCTATCCTTCTGCCTAGAAACAGGAAAGCTTAACAAGCTTTTCGATGATACCTACGTAACCCCTGCTCATCCCTACATCATGGCGTGGCCTCCTTCTTTGATATGCAACAAG GATTCagaaacaaagttactgtag